A region of the Fulvia fulva chromosome 7, complete sequence genome:
TCTTAGTCGTGCGCAAGACTGCCATATTCCAGCAAGGTACGCAGAAGAGCATCGCGGATGTCGTCGCCAAGCTGGAAACCAACATCTCAACAGGTCCCTCAGCGACTCTATCCGAGAGCATACACTGTAACAGTAACACATCATAGACGGCAGGGGGCGAACGACATGAAATGCCAGGCATAGTCCAGCTAAAAGCGATGCGGTCCAGGGATAGTAGCACCGTCGAGGGAGTGCTGTGCTCAGATGTCTGCTCTGCGCCCTTGTGGTTGTGGGTGAGGTACAGCGACGACAATGACAGGGCTTTGATCTCCGACTGGCGTGTGAAGACGACCGCGTACCGTTTCGATGCTGTAGAGACAATGTCGCCTTCAACGAGAGGAGAAAGAAAAAAATCGCATGCACACAACAACCAGAGCAAGAGCGCACGCAACGCGGTTGGCGGTCGCGCGGCCGCAAACCCGGGCTAATGCGTTTTGAGCTCCCGACGGCAGATCACATCGCTCCTTCACGTTCCTTCTTCAACCCGTCAACACGATTTGTCCATACACGCTCCACAGTGGCAGAGTCGATGATACAACGCTGGCCAAGGCTGTCAAGCTTACAAACTCTAAGTGAGTATAAGACCCCTCTGAACAGGTAGTATGCCCTCCTCCCCATCGCCTCACCATTTCCCACCATGTCTCCTATTCGCGTCGCCCTCATCGGCCTCTCAGCCAGCGCAAAGACCTCTTGGGCAGCTGAATTTCATCTTCCATACCTCTTGTCCGAGCGTGGAAGGAAATCCTACACCCTCGTAGCACTCTGCAACACAAGCGTAGCAGCAGCCCAAGCATCCCTCGACCACTTCAACCTAGACCCCAACATCAAGATATACGGCAATTCAGAAGACCTCTCACGCGATCCAGATATTGACCTGCTTGTCGTCGCTACTCGAGTAGACGTTCATCACGTTGCTATCCCAAGCATCCGAGCCGGCAAAGACGTCTTCATTGAGTGGCCGTTGGCAGAAAATCTGGCTGCCGCCGAGCATCTGGCTAAGTTAGCGCACGAGAATGGCTCGAAGACTTTCACTGGGCTTCAAGGTCGTTATGCGCCACCTGTTATCAAGGTCTGTGGGCTGTTGGCGAGCGGCGCTGTCGGCAAAGTCATCAGCTCCGACGTGAGGGCTCTGCGTACAGTCTTTGATCCGAGAGGGCTGCCGGAAAGCTTGGAGTACTTCACAGATATCAAAGTCGGTGGCAATTTGATTTCAGTTGTTCTCGGACATGGTAGGAGCATCCCTGCAACTCTTCTCGAACAGACCTGACACTGCTCACAGTCATGGACTTCATCCACTCTACTCTTGGCGAGTACGCAGAGTACGACAGTCGCGCTCAAATACAGAAGCCAAACGTCACCCTCCTCAGCGGTGGGTACGGCTCATTCTCTGACAACGACTCCAGGACGGTCACTTCGAACGTCCCAGATATGGTCAGCATGCCGAAAACTTGGCTGGCGGATGCGGTGATGGCTCGCACGACACGTGCTCGGGTGCGTGGCGCCATGAATGTTGTAGCGATGTTGTGTTGTGTTATTGATGTTGTATTATCGATATTGTGTTGTGCTGTGCTATGCTGATGCTGATGTTGATGTCTGATTGGAAGTGCAGGCTCGTGTGGATGTTGATGGTGAAGTCATTTTGTGATGTTGAAGAAGGAACCGCAAGCTCTGTTCGACGCTCCACCGTAAGCTGAGGCAGGCGCGAACGCTAGCAACTGGCACCTCTGGGCGGAGGAAGTGGCCGCCGCACCCTGGAAGTGAAAGCAGGTGAGACCTGCACGCGTTCCAACGCTTCTACTTAATGAAAAAGGCCGGTGACAAAGTATGTTGTCGTAGCTATGATTACCTATGTTCAATATACGTCGACGCACTGTACCCTCGACTGTATCAATCGGATCTTGCTACTCAGCTACGTGCCAGCGTGTTGAAGCAACGAGCTGCGCTTCTATAGGGAGTCGAAGCGCTCGGTAGCAACCAACTTTGTCACCAGCCCTCGTAAGGAGTCGTCGCGCTGCCGTTTTTGCAAGGTCAAGTGGATCTGTACAAACTCGTAAAGGTTGCCAATTCTCTTGTCGAGAGCCATTGTTCGCATTGCCGCTGAAGCAGCGAGTGAGCCCCGGTGAGCTGCGAATGGCGACTGCATTCGAACTTTTTGATTAAGTGACATACATTACGGGTTGCCTCATCATGTATCTCTAGGGCTACTCATCTGCTTCTATGTTCATGTTCCTCCCAGAGGGATATTCCTTGACCCAAGTTCTACTCTATCGCCTTCAGTAACAGTACAGTAACATCGTAAAAGTTGCGTCAAGCTCGCATCCCTGGCTAGTAGTACTTCCTCGTGTTCACCAGCTGCCACTTGCCATACGCATAAGTCTCTGGTCTCTCTTCTGGGTCAACTCTTGACATCACTGAGGCTGCAATCCAAGACCTGCCCTTACACTCCACCAGCTGAGCACGCACGCGGACCCAGCTCTGCGGTAATGCATCCTCGAGAGTGTCATAGTTGTAGCCAAGCTCGAGTTCCTCTGCTGCTGAGTCGGGACCGCACACAAGCTGTCCAACTGCTTCTTCCATTGCGCTCTCCAGAAAAGCTTCGTAGTCGACAGGATGCGGTGGTAGGCGTTGTATCCATTGAGCAAGCTTGGGCGCTTGCTGGGCAGTATATGTGGATGTGATAGAACGACGGCATCCAGTTGCGATCTGTGAGCACCTTTTCACGAAAGAGTGCCGGCTCGGCTGTTTTGCTTGTGTTTGTGGTTGTTGCGATTCGTAGACGCGGAATGTGATTGGCTTCTTGTCTTCTTTGACCTGGAGCAGCGCAGATGACGACTTGGTCATCCGTTGTATCGAACTTCTTCGCATCGCCATTGCATCATGGTATTGTTCGAAGCCGGACTGTTGAAAGTTGTCGACGCAAGCCATGGCTATCAAGAGGCTAGCCCTGATATTGAGTCTTGTTTCGATTTTGTCTCGATTTTGTCTCGATAGATGTACTTCGGTCTTGATGATTTCTCTGGTACTGAGTGGTGATCTATCATGAAAGTGGCAAACTGAAGCGGGTTCAAGGAGCGCGAGCCTGACATTTATGTGGTTCCAGACAGGATCTTTGCGGCACCATAACGGAAACTATTCAGGAAGGTAGGCAGATGCTCTGTACAGGTAGTGTAACGCAACAGTCTGCAACGTGGGAACTTCGTCACCACTGACGAATTAATGTTGCGCCAGTAGCAGTGACCTTGCAGGGGTTCGGTGTGATTTCATGGAGTCGGTGAGTGACTAAAAGTGGCTTGGGCTGTTGTAACAGGAGCTGAAAGCGCCTACTGTGGGATGCTCACTCCGAGGTTTCATGCTGTGCAACCCGTACCTTGGAGCCGACCTTCTGTGCGTCTTCGCGAAACCGATGATCGCGATGTCGCCTCGTGGCTACCAGATAGCTGGGTTGACTGCACGCGTATGATTACGCCTGCCATCGCTTCCCCACCATCATGTGAGTACACACAAGACGGGCGACTGTTCAGAGGCCCAGACTCCAGATATCACTGGAGATGGATATCACTGCAGGTCCATCGCCCGTGGTCGAGGGACGTTTTCGAGCGGTGCAAGCACAGGACTTCTCGTCTGTCTTCGTATCGGAGTAGTGATCCCTTGGATGGACTGGACTTGGGATCACTTGTGCTACAAGTCTGTGTCAACGTGCAGGTACAAGCATTCCAATAAGTATGTACGACGCGACACTGCCGCAAGCATTCGGGCTGGGCGAAATCCTGGTATCATGTGCGGCGTCAGCCTGAGCACAGTGCTTTGCCTGTACAGTATGTTGCTTGTTCGGATGGGACCGCACCAGGTGTTGTCAACAGAATGTGCGTACATGTATAATAGTGGTGTGATCAGAAAGCAACGTAGGACGGTAGGAGTCGCGGAGACAAGGTTCTGAACACGCGTGGCAGGGATGGCTCGTGGCGCAAGCAGGGATCTGGCGAGCACTTCCAGTCGTTGCTGGCGACATTCTTTTTCCTCCACCGACAACGACATCGCCTGAGAACTCAAGGGTGGATACATGTACACGCGACGCTGGCCTGATAAGTAACCTCGCGCGCTGCTTGCGTCAGCAGCAAGCCACAGCTGGTCAGCTGCAGGCGCATCAATCACTGCTCGAGACTTGGCATCTCTCTCAATCATGCGTGGACTCTATGCCCTCGATGGCACATCATGCATGACCACTTCTTCTCACAGGACAGGGAATGGAAATGCCCTTTCCTTGCGGCATGCAGTCTGGAATACTCGGTATCGGCTAAAGATATACATGCTGTGTCACTGCCCAGACTTTGGAAAAATCGGCCTTGTGCATTGGACATACATGATGGAAGCTCGCGCGTTGCACCTTCCGAGCATAGTGCCTGCGCACTTGATTGAGGCGTGTGGGCTACGCATTTCGTCTTCCCGGACCGCTCTGCCGCCAGATCATATCGCGGCGAGCCAACTAGCTAACAGAAACAGACACACGGACGTACTCACGAGATGCAACCAGACGTCGAGCTTTGAAAGAAGCGACCATGGCAGATGCGCAGCTAACGATACATCAACTATCTAACAACTTCCTCCCGCAATCTTGCATACCATCGGATATTGGGGCCATCGGGACACAACTGCAGAGCAAACCGTGAGATGCGATCTGACTCAACACAAACCGGACGTCACCGGGTGTCCTCGTTCTGTCACTAAATCCACAAGCTCGACACGATATGCATCGCCTGCGACTTCATCTTCACAACCCTGAGCGATGATCAGCAACGACTTCTTACTTCGATTGTACCACGACTTCAACTCACCCCTGGCAGCcttccttctcctactcGCGCTTGATGAAGGTCGTCGATGTGCTCGGTCGAGACATCGGCTGTCTGGACGAGCCACCGGATCCATTAAGCTGATTCCTTCTGGCACGAAGGCGACAGTGCAACAGATAACATCGAGCCGCCTTCCAGTCCCCAGTCCTGGTCGAGTGATGAAGCACGCTCAAGGCCATGTTATGTTCCATACCGACGAGGTGCATTTCAACTACCTGCCGATTGCCACTTGCCGCCGTGGCCCTCAACAGAAGCAGCGACTGCTCTGGGACCTTCTTGACGAGCTTACTGACCGCCTTCAGGGTGCAGGAGTTATTCAGATAGACCTGATGATGCTTTCGGATAGCAGCATGGCGGTGTTCGTAATTGTATCGGAGATGACGAATCCGAAGCTCCAGCAATGGCTTGACATGCTCAGGGCGCCACACAGAGACACTGTCAGTGGACAGTCGAGCAATGAGATCGACAGGGTATTACCAGATCGACCGTCCTGACAGCCGTCACATCCGTAGTCTGGGCTGGCACAATGGCGTTGTTCCTCGCGGTAGTCGTGGTAATAGAAGAGCAAGGTGACATCGTTGCGGTATGGTCAAGCGAGATGATTGGTGTGGAGAGTGTGCTATGTTACTGAAGTGAAGTCAAGACAGACGGGAATGAAGGCATGGTTCCTCGCACTTTATACCTTTCCTCTGCGAGTAAATATATTTACTGCATCAAAAAATATGGCTACATCAAAAAATACATTTGCATCAAAAGTATGCCTCCGTCAAAGACATACCTCCCATTGGATGAGACTGCTGGTTTACTATAGTTGATGTTTGGCTGACTAGGCTTACCTTGCTCAGAACCCGGATTTGGCGAATACTCGTCACGTGCTGTTGGGATCGCTCAGAGCAATGCTGTAGTTTTCTTATCAGAATAAGTATAGCTAGCAGAAGTGGTGTTACACCTGCTCGTGTGTAGCTCAGGCCCTGCCGGCACGCTTCGAGACTGGGCCATTGGAGCGCACAAGTGGCCGTGTAGTTAGGTATATGCTAGTTCGCTGTAATGGAGCCAAGGAGATACGTATGATATCCTGTGCTTCAAGCCTATCGACCCATTCCCAAGCCATCGCGACGGGGTATCACTCGCTCAAAACCGGACCAAAACATTTTCAAAACAACCTCCCAACCTCCAACTTCTGCTCACTACTCCCCAAACTCGTCGGTCTCGGCACCGTAACATCTTCCAACTCGACCAACGCAGTCCGTCCTCCCTCAACGCCAGCGCTGAGATCATACTCAATCCTACTCGCCATATCGCCCAAGAAGCTCCCAATGACGTGCGTTGAGCAGACTTTCATCCTCTCATCCTGGACCACAACATTAAAGCTCGGCTGCTGCAGTCTTTCCCTAATCCGAAGTTGTGCCTGGATCTGTGAAACTCGTAGGTCGCGGGTATACGACTGCTTGGTGCGTTCGGCGAGGTATTGGATGTCGTCGTGGGTGAGTTTGTTGCGGGCGATGGGGCGGCATAGGGTTTGGATCGTGCCATCGTAATCGGATGGTGTTTTGATTGTCATGAGAGCTGGGAAGCGGTCTGCTTGAATGGCGGTGGCCAGGTATAACAGAGCTGTGCCTGGGACGAGGCAGTCCCAGTGTAAGTGTTGTAGAGCAGGGCAGCTGAGACGGGTTGGGTCGCTGATCGTCGTGCCGTCCATTTGAGGCTCGGGTGATGTCTCCTGTACGAAGGTGAAGCGCTTCATCCGGGTCAGGTGCCATAGCAGAGTCTGTATGGTTTGTAATGACATCAGTTCCAGGTCAACCAGAGTCAGACTTTCCATGTAGGGAGCTAGGCGACAATAAGCCAGTTGTTCGATGCCCTGGTCTGTGAGGCCACCGAGTCTCTCGAGCCTCAAGGACTTCAGCGAGGGCAAAGTCAAGAGCATGGTATCATGGAAATCGTCGTGATGAAGACCAGAAAGTACGAGGTGCTTCAAAGATGGCAGACGAGGAAGCACGAGCGAGATAGCGACCTCGCCAAGGTCAACACCACTGTCGGCAGAGACGACCAGAGTTTCCAGATTGAGCCAGTGGTCGTGAGCATAGATGAAGTCCGGTAAGCTGGGCAAGGACCTGTTAGATTCTAGGCGCCAGATGTGCGACTTCAAGTGTGTTCGCATCGCTAGTGCATCCACCAAACCTTGTGTTTGCGCCGCTGCAGGTACGACGTAGCCAGAAATGTGTTCCATGCTATAGCAAAGTCGAACTAGCTCTTGTAAGATGCCGACGGTCGGTCCAGTTTTGAGGCCAGACGATATCTCATTCTGCAGCTCCTGAGCGAGTGCTGCGGTGATATTCAGACGATGCGTCCCCGTCGCCAGTCCCGGCGAAACTTTCAAAGTACCCAGCAATTGATGCAAACGGCTCGGTCGGTGGTCTCTCGACCACCTTCGTTTCGCAGGCGCCTTGTTCGACGGCAACCAAAGCTCGCGGTATAAATGATCTTGGGCAATACGATGCCATGTTCTGCTCACCAGGCACAGGCTGTGCAGGTCAGCCTGCATGCCCGAAACATCCACCTTTGTCCTCTCGGTGTGAACGTTCTCGATGTGGTCGATGATGCACTGGTATATCTCCCTCGGCAGCTGCAAGAAGACTTCTGGACGCAGTACGCTCGATGCCGTGGAGCTTTTCGACCATCTCGAGCCCAAGTTTTTCCGCTGGAGCTCCCATGGCGTGTTGACGAGTGTTGGTGTTGGTATAGTATCGAGCTGGAAGGATCCAGCTCTTTGCTCCCTGATCGTCGCTGGCCATGTCTGGTTCTTTCGATGCAAGCTCGTCGTTCGCTCTGGGATTGCAGGTCCAGCTACGAATCCCGCCTTTCCGCCGTCGACGTCGAAGCTCGGCCGTGCTGCGGCGTGCAGGTCATCGCTCGTTGCATGTGTTGGAACGAAGTTCGCGTGGGCATGTCTGGTGTGAAACACGGTGTCAGGGCAAATCATGCAGGGGCATCCTGGCAGCACATCAAGGATCATCGTGAGGACTGACCTGTATCCTTCACCTCTCTCCTCCGCTGTCTGCGGC
Encoded here:
- a CDS encoding Galactose/lactose metabolism regulatory protein GAL80; the protein is MSPIRVALIGLSASAKTSWAAEFHLPYLLSERGRKSYTLVALCNTSVAAAQASLDHFNLDPNIKIYGNSEDLSRDPDIDLLVVATRVDVHHVAIPSIRAGKDVFIEWPLAENLAAAEHLAKLAHENGSKTFTGLQGRYAPPVIKVCGLLASGAVGKVISSDVRALRTVFDPRGLPESLEYFTDIKVGGNLISVVLGHVMDFIHSTLGEYAEYDSRAQIQKPNVTLLSGGYGSFSDNDSRTVTSNVPDMVSMPKTWLADAVMARTTRARVRGAMNVVAMLCCVIDVVLSILCCAVLC